The Microplitis mediator isolate UGA2020A chromosome 8, iyMicMedi2.1, whole genome shotgun sequence genome has a window encoding:
- the LOC130673891 gene encoding uncharacterized protein LOC130673891, translated as MVQFKSLIEDLQLNFDDVPIVIGGDINARVGAQNSDVADIFADTFLYAERLFSDQNINNRGLFIYDFMSELGFILLNGRTASDYPSQWTFCNSNGMSVIDLVWISQNALTLVKDLRVLSDFTSLDHFPVLLELLTNEPNVLEHQSPSSSCPSYKWKPDASHAYLMYLAAADCSEFFNSDDVNYRSSFLTELIKEAASYAGLRKDRKTPNNFDSKPWFDHDCVNAKKTVSECLKKCFKVNFQSEDKLEYLRAKKYYKEVTKAKKEKYIEDLRTKFSNVRNSLEFWKAVRCYSPRPRLQKGPSIESWNNFYRNAYPNVQCVPLPNGISRVSELDLEITFSELDRYLKHLKTGKAPGPDLINNEFYAHLPTNLKICLLSLFNRIFEMGRVPENWSHVLLTMIFKSGDRLDPLNYRGIALVNSVTKIFTEILRARLESWAEKYNVLPMSQFGFRRNRSCIDAYYVLQSVLRFRLRLALAKAYALFVDFKRAFDSVPQDKLWAKLINLGVSTKIIHVLKSLYDSATVQVRQEQEPSYKFRVTEGVLQGESLCPLLFILFLSDIEEFFRKRNCTGLNLNNISDILMLLYADDMVLLASSPKDLEAIIKTLEKYCDINGLTVNTSKTKVMVFREHGRLKQRLNERFVYNKEKLEITSCYKYLGIEQQQMRC; from the coding sequence atggTACAGTTTAAATCTTTAATTGAAGACCTACAGCTTAATTTCGATGATGTCCCCATTGTAATTGGAGGGGACATAAATGCTAGAGTAGGTGCACAAAACTCTGATGTTGCTGATATCTTCGCTGATACCTTTTTATATGCTGAAAGACTTTTCAGCGATCAAAATATTAACAACCGAGGcctttttatatatgatttcaTGTCAGAGCTTGGCTTTATCTTACTCAACGGACGCACTGCCAGTGACTATCCTTCACAATGGACGTTTTGCAACTCGAACGGAATGAGTGTAATAGATTTAGTTTGGATATCACAAAATGCTCTCACGCTAGTTAAAGATCTTCGAGTCTTGTCAGACTTCACCTCCTTAGATCACTTTCCGGTTCTCCTGGAGCTCCTAACTAACGAGCCCAATGTGCTTGAACATCAGTCACCAAGCTCTTCTTGCCCCTCATATAAATGGAAACCTGATGCTTCCCACGCATACCTGATGTACCTTGCCGCTGCTGACTGTTCAGAATTCTTCAACAGTGATGATGTTAACTACCGTTCTTCCTTCCTCACGGAACTAATTAAGGAAGCTGCTTCTTATGCTGGACTCCGCAAGGATCGTAAGACTCCAAACAACTTTGATTCGAAGCCCTGGTTTGATCATGACTGTGTCAATGCTAAAAAAACGGTATCGGAGTGTCTTAAAAAATGCTTCAAAGTCAACTTCCAATCTGAAGACAAACTAGAGTATTTAAGGGCTAAAAAATACTACAAGGAAGTAACTAAAGCCAAGAAAGAAAAATACATAGAAGACCTGAGAACCAAATTCTCAAATGTTAGGAATTCTCTGGAATTTTGGAAAGCAGTAAGATGCTACTCACCCAGACCTAGGCTACAAAAAGGCCCGTCTATCGAGAGCTGGAACAACTTCTACCGGAACGCATACCCAAACGTCCAATGTGTGCCTCTACCCAATGGGATTTCTAGAGTAAGTGAACTCGACCTGGAAATTACATTTAGCGAACTGGATAGATATTTAAAACACCTCAAAACTGGAAAGGCACCGGGCCCAGACCTAATCAACAATGAATTTTATGCTCATTTACCCACTAACCTAAAAATCTGCTTACTCTCACTTTTCAATAGAATATTCGAGATGGGACGAGTACCTGAGAACTGGAGCCATGTCCTACTCACTATGATTTTCAAATCTGGTGATCGTCTAGATCCACTAAATTACCGTGGGATCGCGTTAGTTAACAGTGTAACGAAAATCTTCACAGAAATCCTTAGGGCAAGACTTGAAAGCTGGGCAGAAAAATACAACGTTTTACCTATGTCGCAATTTGGTTTCCGTCGAAACAGAAGTTGTATTGATGCGTACTATGTACTCCAATCTGTACTGCGCTTTAGATTGCGTCTAGCTCTTGCAAAAGCCTATGCGCTGTTTGTTGATTTTAAAAGAGCCTTTGACTCGGTTCCTCAAGATAAACTCTGGGCTAAACTCATCAATTTGGGGGTAAGCACCAAAATCATTCATGTACTAAAAAGCCTGTATGATTCAGCTACAGTACAAGTTAGGCAAGAGCAGGAGCCTTCTTATAAGTTCCGAGTTACTGAAGGAGTCCTCCAAGGAGAAAGCCTCTGCCCTCTTCTGTTTATCTTATTTCTATCGGACAttgaagaatttttccgcAAGAGAAATTGCACGggcttaaatttaaataatatctcAGACATCCTCATGCTATTATATGCTGACGACATGGTTCTCCTTGCATCTAGTCCCAAAGATTTAGAGGCTATTATTAAAACTCTGGAAAAGTACTGTGACATTAACGGTCTAACTGTAAATACTAGTAAAACTAAGGTAATGGTGTTCAGGGAGCATGGTAGGCTCAAACAGCGGTTAAATGAAAGATTTGTGTATAACAAAGAGAAACTAGAAATCACATCTTGCTACAAATATCTGGGTATAGAACAGCAACAAATGCGGTGTTGA